From Skermanella sp. TT6, a single genomic window includes:
- a CDS encoding ABC transporter permease, with protein sequence MTAHPQRLVPSVRPEFERGVTDAGVIGDISRPLSAWERLTGNTLARRIFILVLLGAAWQGYAVWTQNPLMFPTLSETLATLWTSLVDGTLIERCLTSLRVLVVGYAAGIAAASVLTMLAVTTRFGNDLLSTLTSMFNPLPAIALLPLALLWFGLGEGSLTFVLVHAVLWPMALNTHSGFMGVSETLRMAGQNYGLKGLRYVLLILVPAALPSILTGLKIGWAFAWRTLIAAELVFGVSSGAGGIGWFIYENRNQLEIPSVFAGLLMVIIIGLLVESVVFRTLEIHTVRKWGMQR encoded by the coding sequence ATGACCGCCCATCCGCAACGCCTGGTCCCCTCGGTCCGGCCGGAGTTCGAGCGCGGCGTGACCGACGCCGGCGTGATCGGCGACATCAGCCGGCCGCTGTCGGCCTGGGAGCGGCTGACCGGGAACACGCTGGCCCGGCGGATCTTCATCCTGGTCCTGCTGGGCGCCGCCTGGCAGGGCTACGCCGTCTGGACCCAGAACCCGCTGATGTTCCCGACCCTGTCGGAGACGCTGGCGACTCTCTGGACCAGCCTGGTGGACGGGACGCTGATCGAGCGCTGCCTGACCTCGCTCCGCGTCCTGGTGGTGGGCTATGCCGCCGGCATCGCCGCGGCGTCGGTGCTGACCATGCTGGCGGTCACCACCCGCTTCGGCAACGACCTGCTGAGCACGCTCACCAGCATGTTCAACCCGCTGCCGGCGATCGCGCTGCTGCCGCTGGCGCTGCTGTGGTTCGGCCTGGGGGAGGGCAGCCTGACCTTCGTGCTGGTCCACGCCGTGCTGTGGCCGATGGCGCTCAACACCCATTCCGGCTTCATGGGCGTCAGCGAGACCCTGCGCATGGCCGGGCAGAACTACGGCCTGAAGGGCCTCCGCTATGTCCTGCTGATCCTGGTGCCGGCGGCGCTGCCGTCGATCCTGACCGGCCTGAAGATCGGCTGGGCCTTCGCCTGGCGCACCCTGATCGCCGCCGAGCTGGTGTTCGGCGTCAGCTCCGGGGCCGGCGGCATCGGCTGGTTCATCTACGAGAACCGCAACCAGCTGGAGATCCCGAGCGTCTTCGCCGGGCTGCTGATGGTGATCATCATCGGCCTGCTGGTCGAGAGCGTGGTCTTCCGAACCCTCGAAATCCATACCGTCAGAAAATGGGGAATGCAGCGATGA
- a CDS encoding ABC transporter ATP-binding protein, whose product MGRVLPFASQDADPGVLLDVDDVTLQYKTESRLVTATYKVDFQVHRGDRFVLLGPSGCGKSSLLKAVAGFIKPVEGTIRLNGALIRGPGPDRMVVFQEFDQLLPWKTVQQNVVFPLRARGVPAREAEERARAYIAKVGLDRFRDSYPHTLSGGMKQRVAIARAMATEPEILLMDEPFAALDALTRRRMQEELLQLWDDVRFTVLFVTHSIEEAIIVGNRILVLSPHPGQVKAELNSHTFGHDKSEGFAALENRIHTMLFAEQQHPAPFRGAPSPRAPSVTRAARP is encoded by the coding sequence ATGGGCCGGGTTCTTCCCTTCGCCTCGCAGGACGCCGATCCCGGAGTCCTTCTCGACGTCGACGACGTGACGCTCCAGTACAAGACGGAGTCGCGTCTCGTCACCGCCACATACAAGGTCGATTTCCAGGTCCACCGGGGCGACCGCTTCGTGCTGCTGGGTCCGTCGGGCTGCGGCAAGAGCAGCCTGCTGAAGGCCGTCGCCGGCTTCATCAAGCCGGTCGAGGGCACCATCCGGCTGAACGGCGCTCTGATCCGCGGCCCCGGTCCCGACCGCATGGTCGTCTTCCAGGAATTCGACCAGCTCCTGCCGTGGAAGACGGTGCAGCAGAACGTCGTGTTCCCGCTGCGCGCCCGCGGCGTGCCGGCCCGTGAGGCGGAGGAGCGGGCGCGCGCCTACATCGCCAAGGTCGGGCTGGACCGTTTCCGGGACTCCTACCCGCACACCCTCTCGGGCGGCATGAAGCAGCGGGTCGCCATCGCCCGCGCCATGGCCACCGAGCCGGAAATCCTGCTGATGGACGAGCCGTTCGCCGCGCTCGACGCGCTGACCCGCCGCCGCATGCAGGAGGAGCTGCTCCAGCTCTGGGACGACGTGCGCTTCACCGTGCTGTTCGTCACCCACTCCATCGAGGAGGCGATCATCGTCGGCAACCGCATCCTGGTGCTGTCGCCCCATCCGGGGCAGGTCAAGGCGGAGCTGAACTCCCACACCTTCGGCCATGACAAGAGCGAGGGCTTCGCCGCCTTGGAGAACCGCATCCACACCATGCTGTTCGCCGAGCAGCAGCATCCGGCCCCATTCCGGGGAGCCCCGTCCCCGAGAGCCCCGTCCGTGACCAGGGCCGCCCGTCCATGA
- a CDS encoding ABC transporter substrate-binding protein, translating into MAINRLVGSGSRSVRRLIAGGIAAALCLVAAQASAEVSTVRFARQLGLGYLQLYVAEDLKLVEKHAKEAGLGDVTATYAPLGSPSAVNDALLSGSADLAAAGIPPFLILWDKTRGNIGVRALATLNSQPAYLNTNRPDVKSLADFTEKDRIAVPTVKLSYQAIILQMAAEQAFGEGRHAKLDTLTVSLSHPEATISLLSGRTEVTGSFTSPPFQYQQLESDKVHRVLSSYDVLGGPGSFSALWATGRFVENNPKTARAVLAAMDEASAFIRENPAEAAEIYIRLDNSKLAPEFVRRIIADPEIQYSTTPQNILKYTDFMSRIGTLKNKPETWQELFFPDLHDRAGS; encoded by the coding sequence ATGGCGATCAACAGGCTTGTCGGTTCGGGAAGCAGGTCGGTGCGCAGGCTGATCGCCGGCGGCATCGCCGCGGCCCTGTGCCTCGTTGCCGCCCAGGCGTCGGCCGAGGTCTCGACCGTGCGGTTCGCCCGGCAGCTCGGCCTGGGGTATCTCCAGCTTTACGTGGCGGAGGACCTGAAGCTGGTCGAGAAGCACGCGAAGGAGGCGGGGCTCGGCGACGTGACCGCGACCTACGCGCCGCTGGGCAGCCCCTCCGCGGTCAACGACGCGCTGCTGTCCGGCAGCGCCGATCTGGCCGCCGCCGGCATCCCGCCGTTCCTGATCCTGTGGGACAAGACCCGCGGCAACATCGGCGTGCGGGCGCTGGCGACGCTGAACTCCCAGCCGGCCTACCTGAACACCAACCGGCCGGACGTGAAATCCCTCGCCGACTTCACGGAGAAGGACAGGATCGCGGTTCCGACGGTCAAGCTGTCGTACCAGGCGATCATCCTCCAGATGGCCGCCGAGCAGGCGTTCGGCGAGGGCCGGCATGCCAAGCTCGACACGCTGACCGTATCCCTGAGCCATCCGGAAGCGACGATCTCCCTGCTGTCGGGCCGGACCGAGGTGACGGGCAGCTTCACCAGCCCGCCCTTCCAGTACCAGCAGCTCGAGAGCGACAAGGTCCACCGGGTGCTCAGCTCCTACGACGTGCTGGGCGGTCCCGGGTCGTTCAGCGCGCTGTGGGCCACCGGCCGCTTCGTCGAGAACAACCCGAAGACGGCCAGGGCGGTGCTGGCGGCCATGGACGAGGCGAGCGCCTTCATCCGGGAGAACCCGGCCGAGGCGGCGGAGATCTATATCCGCCTGGACAATTCCAAGCTGGCGCCGGAGTTCGTCCGGCGGATCATCGCCGATCCGGAGATCCAGTACTCCACGACGCCCCAGAACATCCTGAAATACACCGATTTCATGTCCCGCATCGGCACCCTGAAGAACAAGCCCGAGACTTGGCAGGAGCTGTTCTTCCCCGACCTGCACGACCGTGCGGGGAGCTGA
- a CDS encoding SDR family oxidoreductase, with protein sequence MSKTALIVGAGGIVGGNLAERLLDRGWTVHGLARRPSFRRPEIRAVAADLSKPEETAAALKGLDVSHVFISAWSRQATEAENCRVNGEMVRNLLDAVGSAPNLQHVALVTGLKHYLGPFEAYGAGAVPETPFREEQGRQPVENFYYAQEDELFAASERRGFTWSVHRPHTIIGYAVGNAMNMGVTLAVYATLCRETGLPFAFPGSPTQWSGLTDMTDARLLARHLEWAATSDAGRNEDFNVVNGDVFRWNWLWPRLTARFGIEAAPYPGEARPLERAMAEAGPIWSGIAERHGLAEADLTRLASWWHTDADLGRPMEAVTDMTKSRKAGFLDYQGTPDSFFDLFARLKEDRIIPG encoded by the coding sequence ATGTCGAAAACGGCGCTCATCGTCGGCGCGGGCGGCATCGTCGGCGGAAACCTTGCCGAAAGGCTGCTCGACCGGGGCTGGACCGTCCACGGCCTGGCGCGCCGTCCGTCGTTCCGCCGGCCCGAGATCAGGGCGGTCGCGGCCGACCTGTCCAAGCCGGAGGAGACCGCGGCGGCCCTGAAGGGCCTGGACGTCAGCCATGTCTTCATCTCGGCCTGGTCGCGCCAAGCGACGGAAGCCGAGAACTGCCGCGTCAACGGGGAAATGGTGCGCAACCTGCTGGATGCGGTCGGCTCCGCTCCGAACCTCCAGCACGTCGCCCTGGTCACCGGGCTGAAGCATTACCTGGGGCCGTTCGAGGCCTACGGCGCCGGCGCCGTGCCGGAGACCCCGTTCCGCGAGGAGCAGGGGCGCCAGCCCGTCGAGAACTTCTACTATGCCCAGGAGGACGAACTGTTCGCGGCCTCGGAGCGCCGCGGCTTCACCTGGAGCGTCCACCGGCCGCACACCATCATCGGCTACGCGGTCGGCAACGCCATGAACATGGGCGTGACGCTGGCGGTCTACGCCACCCTCTGCCGCGAGACCGGCCTGCCCTTCGCGTTTCCCGGCTCGCCGACCCAGTGGAGCGGCCTGACCGACATGACCGACGCGCGCCTGCTGGCCCGCCACCTGGAATGGGCCGCGACGTCGGACGCCGGCCGCAACGAGGACTTCAACGTGGTCAACGGCGACGTCTTCCGCTGGAACTGGCTGTGGCCGCGCCTCACGGCCCGGTTCGGGATCGAGGCGGCACCCTACCCGGGCGAAGCCCGTCCGCTCGAACGGGCGATGGCGGAGGCCGGCCCGATCTGGAGCGGGATCGCGGAACGCCACGGCCTGGCCGAAGCCGACCTGACCCGGCTGGCCTCGTGGTGGCACACGGATGCCGACCTGGGACGCCCGATGGAGGCGGTCACCGACATGACCAAGAGCCGCAAGGCCGGTTTCCTGGACTACCAGGGCACGCCGGACAGCTTCTTCGACCTGTTCGCGCGCCTGAAGGAGGACAGGATCATTCCGGGCTGA
- a CDS encoding SLC13 family permease: MTWDQGTLLAVLGATLGVFILDRWRFDVVAMASLMTCVLAGLIAPEDAFAGFSNPAVVTVAMVLVITRTLGRTGVVDEAARRCTALAGGPIGHVAAICALGAGLSAFMNNVGALALLMPIALSTARRNGYPAGMLLMPLSFATLLGGMVTLIGTPPNLLISAFRAEATGSRFLMFDFLPVGLALTVAGVAYLALAGWRLIPRDRGVARDDIDRFRVSDYVTEALVRPGSPWSGRKVEQLEAERGASVIGIIRDRRRVFARPGTVSFQSGDVVLLETDTATLRQLVELEGFALVAQGGGGRQLVLTEAIVVPNALIQGSSALSLDLRERWGVNLVAVSRQGRRFEGRLRDANLSAGDILLLDGDRDTVAEAMAELGCVPLADRKLELEPRRTLLALPLFGAAVAVAAFDLASAAVAFTCAVILMLAARIIRPMALYDSIDWPVIVLLGAMIPLGTAVQTTGLADRIGDAVIMLAPQAGAMGMLAVVLIATMAVTPVLNNTATVVIMAPVVISIARQLGVSPDAFLMAVAIGASCDFLTPFGHHNNSIVLGPGGYRFGDFWRVGLPLELIVIALSLLVIPRVWSF, encoded by the coding sequence ATGACGTGGGACCAGGGAACGCTCCTGGCGGTGCTGGGAGCGACGCTCGGCGTGTTCATCCTCGACCGCTGGCGTTTCGACGTGGTCGCCATGGCGAGCCTCATGACCTGCGTCCTGGCCGGGCTGATCGCGCCGGAGGATGCCTTCGCCGGCTTCAGCAATCCGGCCGTCGTCACCGTCGCGATGGTCCTGGTGATCACCCGCACGCTGGGCCGGACCGGCGTGGTGGACGAGGCGGCGCGGCGCTGCACGGCGCTGGCCGGCGGCCCCATCGGCCATGTCGCCGCGATCTGCGCCCTGGGTGCCGGCCTGTCGGCCTTCATGAACAATGTGGGGGCGCTGGCCCTGCTGATGCCGATCGCGCTGTCCACCGCCCGGCGGAACGGCTATCCGGCCGGCATGCTGCTGATGCCGCTGTCCTTCGCGACCCTGCTGGGCGGCATGGTCACCCTGATCGGCACGCCGCCGAACCTGCTGATCTCGGCCTTCAGGGCGGAGGCCACCGGCTCCCGGTTCCTGATGTTCGATTTCCTGCCGGTGGGATTGGCCCTCACCGTCGCCGGCGTGGCGTACCTGGCGCTGGCCGGCTGGCGGCTGATCCCGCGCGACCGCGGCGTGGCGCGCGACGACATCGACCGGTTCCGGGTCAGCGACTATGTCACCGAGGCCCTGGTCCGCCCCGGCTCGCCCTGGTCCGGCCGCAAGGTCGAGCAGCTCGAGGCCGAGCGGGGCGCCAGCGTCATCGGGATCATCCGCGACCGCCGCCGCGTGTTCGCGCGGCCGGGGACCGTCAGCTTCCAGTCCGGCGACGTGGTGCTGCTGGAGACCGACACCGCCACGCTGCGGCAGCTGGTCGAGCTGGAGGGCTTCGCCCTGGTGGCCCAGGGCGGCGGCGGGCGGCAGCTCGTCCTGACCGAGGCGATCGTCGTGCCCAACGCCCTGATCCAGGGCAGCAGCGCCCTGTCGCTGGACCTGCGGGAGCGCTGGGGCGTCAACCTCGTGGCCGTGTCGCGGCAGGGGCGCCGGTTCGAGGGGCGTCTGCGCGACGCCAACCTGAGCGCCGGCGACATCCTGCTGCTGGACGGAGACCGCGACACCGTGGCCGAGGCCATGGCCGAGCTGGGCTGCGTCCCGCTCGCCGACCGCAAGCTGGAGCTCGAGCCGCGGCGCACCCTGCTGGCATTGCCGCTGTTCGGCGCGGCGGTGGCGGTCGCCGCCTTCGACCTCGCGTCGGCGGCGGTGGCCTTCACCTGCGCCGTCATCCTGATGCTGGCCGCCCGCATCATCCGCCCGATGGCCCTGTACGACAGCATCGACTGGCCGGTCATCGTGCTGCTGGGCGCCATGATCCCCCTCGGCACGGCGGTCCAGACGACCGGCCTGGCCGACAGGATCGGCGACGCGGTCATCATGCTGGCGCCCCAGGCCGGCGCCATGGGCATGCTGGCGGTGGTGCTGATCGCCACCATGGCGGTGACCCCCGTGCTGAACAACACCGCGACCGTGGTGATCATGGCGCCGGTGGTGATCAGCATCGCCCGGCAGCTCGGCGTGTCGCCCGACGCCTTCCTGATGGCGGTGGCGATCGGCGCGTCGTGCGATTTCCTCACCCCGTTCGGCCACCACAACAACTCGATCGTCCTGGGTCCGGGCGGCTACCGGTTCGGCGACTTCTGGCGCGTCGGGCTGCCGCTGGAACTGATCGTCATAGCCCTGTCCCTGCTGGTCATCCCGCGCGTCTGGTCGTTCTGA
- a CDS encoding RrF2 family transcriptional regulator encodes MLSQKAKYALQALLVLAELDEGESLMIGDIAERQRLPKRFLEQILLDLKHQGVVQSWRGKNGGYALLKPADKISFGEIVRIIDGPLAPLPCLSRMAYRRCEECVDEERCAVRRVFAKVHDATTEILDGMTLARALGGTGEVRELLRSAG; translated from the coding sequence TTGCTGTCCCAGAAAGCCAAGTACGCGTTGCAGGCCCTGCTGGTGCTCGCCGAACTGGACGAGGGCGAGTCCCTGATGATCGGCGACATCGCCGAGCGTCAGCGCCTGCCCAAGCGCTTTCTCGAACAGATCCTGCTGGACCTCAAGCATCAGGGCGTGGTGCAGAGCTGGCGCGGCAAGAACGGCGGCTACGCCCTGCTGAAGCCGGCGGACAAGATTTCCTTCGGCGAGATCGTACGCATCATCGACGGTCCCCTGGCGCCGCTGCCCTGCCTCAGCCGCATGGCCTACCGCCGATGCGAGGAATGCGTGGACGAGGAGCGGTGCGCCGTCCGGCGCGTCTTCGCCAAGGTACACGACGCGACCACGGAAATCCTGGACGGCATGACCCTGGCGCGTGCCCTGGGCGGCACCGGAGAGGTCCGGGAACTGCTGCGCAGCGCCGGATAA
- a CDS encoding LysE family translocator: protein MTDPIAFVLAVIGLLATPGPTNTLLAASGAAVGFRRSLHLILAEAAGYLCSILVLAVVLGPATQAWPSFDATLRILCGAYLAYLAWRHWNAVMDGMEVRPVPFARVYVTTLLNPKALVLAFTVVPHLGSGAIAAAAPYLAGLVGLIVLLASCWITVGSWLTAGATGRLRQRWVQRASAGVLGLFAVIISGSAFAG from the coding sequence ATGACGGACCCGATCGCCTTCGTCCTTGCGGTCATCGGCCTGCTGGCCACGCCCGGCCCGACCAACACGCTGCTCGCCGCGTCGGGCGCCGCGGTCGGGTTCCGGCGCTCGCTGCACCTGATCCTCGCCGAGGCGGCGGGGTATCTCTGCTCGATCCTGGTGCTGGCGGTGGTGCTGGGACCCGCCACGCAGGCCTGGCCGTCGTTCGACGCGACCCTGCGCATCCTGTGCGGCGCCTATCTGGCGTACCTGGCCTGGCGGCACTGGAACGCCGTGATGGACGGCATGGAGGTACGGCCCGTCCCGTTCGCGCGGGTGTACGTCACGACCCTGCTGAACCCCAAGGCCCTGGTGCTCGCCTTCACCGTCGTCCCGCACCTGGGAAGCGGCGCCATCGCGGCGGCGGCTCCTTACCTGGCGGGGTTGGTCGGCCTGATCGTCCTGCTCGCGAGTTGCTGGATCACGGTCGGATCCTGGCTGACCGCCGGAGCGACCGGCCGGTTGCGGCAGCGCTGGGTGCAACGGGCGAGCGCCGGCGTCCTGGGCCTGTTCGCCGTCATCATCTCGGGATCCGCCTTCGCCGGATGA
- a CDS encoding septal ring lytic transglycosylase RlpA family protein: protein MRTTVVSLFVAFGMAGPLIGAAPSPALAEDKPDDGNSVVIEGEASFYGGKFNGRKTANGETFNENKMTAASKELPLGSTATVTHEETGKSVDVKINDRGPYVDGRVLDLSKGAAKKLDMIDDGTAPVRIEADPDKQPNDKVREKVEDLAEKKNGGGDRETAKAD from the coding sequence ATGCGGACGACCGTGGTTTCGCTTTTCGTCGCTTTCGGGATGGCTGGGCCGCTGATCGGCGCCGCCCCATCGCCTGCCTTGGCCGAGGACAAGCCCGACGACGGGAACTCCGTGGTGATCGAGGGCGAGGCCTCGTTCTACGGCGGCAAGTTCAACGGCCGCAAGACCGCCAACGGCGAGACGTTCAACGAGAACAAGATGACCGCCGCCTCCAAGGAACTGCCGCTGGGATCCACGGCGACGGTGACCCACGAGGAGACCGGCAAGTCGGTCGACGTCAAGATCAACGACCGCGGACCCTATGTGGACGGGCGGGTGCTCGACCTGTCCAAGGGGGCTGCGAAGAAGCTGGACATGATCGACGACGGCACCGCGCCGGTCCGGATCGAGGCCGACCCGGACAAGCAGCCCAACGACAAGGTCCGCGAGAAGGTCGAGGACCTGGCTGAAAAGAAGAACGGCGGCGGGGACAGGGAAACCGCCAAGGCCGACTGA
- a CDS encoding 3-keto-5-aminohexanoate cleavage protein, which yields MAQSRKVIITCAVTGAIHTPSMSPHLPVTPEEIADAAIGAAEAGAAIVHLHARNPETGKPDQSPEAFQPFLKVIKQRTDCVINLTTGGAPYMTVEERVRPAATLQPEVASLNMGSMNFGLYPMLNRFKEFKFEWERQHLENSRDLVFKNTFSDIEYVLRTCMENGTRFEFECYDVSHLYNLAHFRDRGLVKGPLFVQTVFGLLGGIGPHPEDVLHMKRTADRLFGDDYRWSVLGAGRNQMPIAAMAAAMGANVRVGLEDSLWDGPGKLAESNAVQVRRVRGILEGLGLEVATAAEAREILALKGGDQVAF from the coding sequence ATGGCACAATCCCGCAAGGTCATCATCACCTGCGCCGTCACCGGCGCGATCCATACCCCGTCCATGTCGCCGCACCTGCCGGTGACGCCGGAGGAGATCGCCGATGCCGCGATCGGGGCGGCGGAGGCGGGGGCGGCGATCGTCCACCTGCACGCCCGCAACCCGGAGACCGGCAAGCCCGACCAGAGCCCCGAGGCGTTCCAGCCCTTCCTGAAGGTGATCAAGCAGCGGACCGACTGCGTGATCAACCTGACCACCGGCGGCGCCCCCTACATGACGGTGGAGGAGCGGGTCCGGCCGGCGGCGACGCTCCAGCCGGAGGTGGCGTCGCTCAACATGGGCTCGATGAATTTCGGCCTGTACCCGATGCTGAACCGCTTCAAGGAGTTCAAGTTCGAGTGGGAGCGGCAGCATCTGGAGAACAGCCGCGACCTGGTGTTCAAGAATACCTTCAGCGACATCGAGTATGTCCTGCGGACCTGCATGGAGAACGGGACCCGGTTCGAGTTCGAGTGCTACGACGTCTCGCACCTCTACAACCTCGCCCATTTCCGGGACCGCGGGCTGGTCAAGGGGCCGCTGTTCGTCCAGACCGTGTTCGGCCTGCTCGGCGGCATCGGGCCCCATCCCGAGGACGTGCTTCACATGAAACGGACGGCGGACCGGCTGTTCGGCGACGACTACCGCTGGTCGGTGCTGGGCGCCGGGCGCAACCAGATGCCCATCGCCGCGATGGCCGCCGCCATGGGGGCCAATGTCCGGGTCGGGCTGGAGGACAGCCTGTGGGACGGTCCGGGCAAGCTGGCGGAGAGCAACGCCGTCCAGGTCCGCCGGGTTCGCGGCATCCTGGAGGGGCTTGGCCTGGAAGTCGCGACCGCCGCCGAGGCGCGCGAGATCCTGGCGCTCAAGGGCGGCGACCAGGTCGCCTTCTGA
- a CDS encoding 3-hydroxyacyl-CoA dehydrogenase, producing the protein MNQRASIVGSGLIGRSWAIAFARAGWEVVMWDQADGAAEASRATTLALLEDLASEDLLNGQPAAEVGGRVGVARTLAEALDGTSWVQENTPEIVEIKREVWATIDPLAPEGAVCASSTSGIVPSAFTEALQGRGRCLVAHPINPPYLIPAVELVPAPWTTPEAMTRAEEIMRAIGQSPIVMSRELDGFVMNRLQGALLEEAFRLVADGFCTVEDVDVGLREGLALRWSFIGPFETIDLNAPGGVRDYVSRYGGLYERLYKSMQRRADWTGEVLDTVERQRRERTPADKLADRQRWRDRRLMALSRHKRKAAADIGN; encoded by the coding sequence ATGAACCAACGGGCATCCATCGTCGGGTCCGGCCTGATCGGCCGCTCCTGGGCCATCGCCTTCGCCCGCGCCGGCTGGGAGGTCGTGATGTGGGACCAGGCCGACGGGGCGGCCGAGGCCAGCCGGGCCACCACCCTGGCCCTGCTGGAGGACCTGGCGTCCGAGGACCTGCTGAACGGCCAGCCGGCCGCCGAGGTGGGCGGACGGGTCGGCGTCGCCAGGACCCTGGCCGAGGCGCTCGACGGCACCTCCTGGGTGCAGGAGAACACGCCCGAGATCGTCGAGATCAAGCGCGAGGTCTGGGCCACCATCGATCCGCTGGCTCCGGAGGGGGCGGTCTGCGCCAGCTCCACCTCCGGCATCGTGCCGTCGGCCTTCACCGAGGCGCTTCAGGGACGGGGCCGCTGCCTGGTCGCGCACCCGATCAACCCGCCCTACCTGATCCCCGCGGTCGAGCTGGTGCCGGCCCCCTGGACGACGCCGGAGGCGATGACGCGCGCCGAGGAGATCATGCGCGCGATCGGCCAGTCGCCCATCGTGATGTCGCGCGAGCTGGACGGCTTCGTCATGAACCGGCTCCAGGGCGCGCTTCTGGAGGAGGCGTTCCGGCTGGTCGCCGACGGCTTCTGCACGGTCGAGGACGTCGATGTCGGCCTGCGCGAGGGCCTGGCGCTGCGCTGGTCCTTCATCGGGCCGTTCGAGACGATCGACCTGAACGCGCCCGGCGGCGTGCGCGACTACGTCTCCCGCTACGGCGGGCTCTACGAGCGGCTCTACAAGTCGATGCAGCGCCGCGCCGACTGGACCGGCGAGGTGCTGGACACGGTCGAGCGCCAGCGCCGCGAACGCACCCCCGCGGACAAGCTGGCCGACCGCCAGCGCTGGCGCGACCGCCGCCTGATGGCGCTGAGCCGGCACAAGCGCAAGGCCGCGGCCGACATCGGAAACTGA
- a CDS encoding SDR family oxidoreductase, giving the protein MTDFRANGRRALVTAGASGIGLAIARALVEAGAKVHVCDVDEAALARCREALPDVGTTVADVSDEAAVDRLFDGIRTGLGGLDVLVNNAGIAGPTAAIEDIDPQDWRRCIDIDLTGQFLCARRAVPMLKQAGSGAIINMSSVAGRLGYAFRTPYAAAKWGVIGLTESLAKELGPSGITVNAILPGIVAGPRIEKVIGARADQLGVTYGEMEHEYLQKVSLRRMVTAEDIAATVVFLVSPAGRNVSGQSLSVCGNVENL; this is encoded by the coding sequence ATGACGGACTTCCGCGCCAACGGAAGGAGGGCGCTGGTCACGGCCGGCGCCTCGGGCATCGGGCTGGCTATCGCCCGCGCGCTGGTCGAGGCCGGGGCCAAGGTCCACGTCTGCGACGTGGACGAGGCGGCGCTGGCCCGCTGCCGCGAGGCCCTGCCCGACGTCGGGACCACGGTCGCCGACGTGTCCGACGAGGCCGCCGTGGACCGGCTGTTCGACGGGATCCGGACCGGCCTGGGCGGACTGGACGTGCTGGTCAACAATGCCGGCATCGCCGGCCCGACCGCCGCGATCGAGGACATCGACCCGCAGGACTGGCGCCGCTGCATCGACATCGACCTGACCGGCCAGTTCCTGTGCGCCCGGCGCGCCGTGCCGATGCTGAAGCAGGCGGGATCCGGCGCCATCATCAACATGTCCTCGGTCGCGGGCCGGCTGGGCTATGCGTTCCGCACCCCCTACGCCGCCGCCAAGTGGGGCGTGATCGGGCTGACCGAGAGCCTGGCCAAGGAGCTGGGGCCGTCCGGCATCACCGTCAACGCGATCCTGCCCGGCATCGTCGCCGGCCCGCGGATCGAGAAGGTGATCGGCGCCCGGGCCGACCAGCTGGGCGTGACTTATGGCGAGATGGAGCACGAGTATCTTCAGAAGGTCTCGCTGCGCCGGATGGTGACGGCCGAGGACATCGCCGCCACGGTCGTCTTCCTGGTGTCACCGGCGGGGCGCAACGTCTCGGGCCAGTCGCTCAGCGTCTGCGGCAACGTCGAAAACCTGTGA
- a CDS encoding GntR family transcriptional regulator, which yields MAVTSKTLPLRPVPRETVQDHVYRQLKDLILNGGIEPGRTVTIQSLADAFGVSAMPVREALHRLVAEKALTVVAGRSVGIPPLSVERLEDLKRVRIEVEGVATEWAARSISAADLERLDALIAEMEAAHAERDGRRYVPANREFHFTIYRAAGSDSMLSIIESLWLRIGPYFDLLNSAGNLGASNAEHRAIRDALLRGDGPVARAALKADIEGAAKALTCILERQTPG from the coding sequence ATGGCGGTCACGTCCAAGACCCTTCCCCTGCGACCGGTACCCCGGGAAACAGTCCAGGACCATGTCTATCGCCAGCTCAAGGACCTGATCCTGAACGGCGGGATCGAGCCGGGCCGGACGGTGACGATCCAGAGCCTGGCCGACGCCTTCGGCGTCAGCGCCATGCCGGTGCGCGAGGCGCTTCACCGCCTCGTCGCGGAAAAGGCGCTGACCGTCGTCGCCGGCCGCTCGGTCGGCATCCCGCCCCTGAGCGTCGAGCGGCTGGAGGATCTGAAGCGAGTCCGGATCGAGGTCGAGGGGGTGGCGACGGAATGGGCGGCGCGGTCGATCTCCGCCGCCGACCTGGAGCGGCTGGACGCCCTGATCGCCGAGATGGAAGCCGCCCACGCGGAGCGGGACGGCCGCCGCTACGTCCCGGCCAACCGGGAATTCCATTTCACGATCTACCGGGCCGCGGGGTCGGATTCGATGCTGTCGATCATCGAGTCCCTGTGGCTGCGGATCGGCCCCTATTTCGACCTGCTGAACTCCGCCGGCAACCTGGGCGCTTCCAACGCCGAGCACAGGGCAATCCGCGACGCGCTACTGCGCGGCGACGGCCCGGTGGCCCGAGCGGCGCTCAAGGCGGACATCGAGGGCGCGGCAAAGGCGCTGACCTGCATCCTGGAGCGGCAGACCCCGGGCTGA